From Hymenobacter volaticus, the proteins below share one genomic window:
- a CDS encoding glycosyltransferase family 39 protein, whose product MGISLRLFHYFYNRSLWTDEIYLSAGLVDFNFKELLSKPLPYMQKAPVGFMLITHLFVVLFGKNELALRLYPLLTGIAALFFFLPVARHFLKPFGTLVALAVLACATPIIYHSVEAKPYGPDLFITIVLLWMYVRYRHQTRWRSLLLWGIGGSVAIWLSYPSIFVLAGMAMAVGITNLVKGNWPVIFRLVVPFSMWLLSFLLSYFLFTKEGSDAGWLVFFFYKFDGYFPLQPVSSVGWLLKKAAVFFHYPLGLTWIDDLSEHTYLERFIQRMTIVPVLLSALGVLYFFKINKRFLLAVGIILLIAVVASSLRLYPFHERMIVYLAPFTILLLAGGCDYLRNKTVPLKYVGHVLTLLLLFGLLKNAVANTLTPYLLSGYKMSYYRQAMHYVDTNIKPGDGVYVYWNAAAGYKYYKSTDGLKFEAVVDPDYRYTVRNYPDYYAKVDADMYSVPNTKRVWVIYSGVDMNQGDYGGQPAWYYQGHDFREGYGVEQYTKHLQQIGKVLGKYVPTDGNPNPDVRVLLMELK is encoded by the coding sequence TTGGGTATCTCTCTTCGGCTGTTCCATTACTTCTACAACCGCTCATTGTGGACCGATGAAATCTATCTGTCGGCGGGGCTAGTAGATTTCAACTTCAAGGAGTTGCTTTCCAAACCGTTGCCGTACATGCAGAAAGCACCGGTTGGGTTTATGTTAATCACGCATCTGTTTGTGGTGCTGTTTGGCAAAAACGAGCTGGCGCTGCGCCTATATCCTTTGCTCACGGGCATTGCGGCTTTATTCTTTTTTTTGCCGGTCGCCCGGCACTTCTTGAAGCCTTTCGGGACCTTAGTTGCCTTGGCGGTATTGGCGTGCGCAACCCCCATTATCTACCATTCCGTTGAAGCAAAGCCATACGGCCCCGACTTGTTTATTACCATCGTGCTGCTGTGGATGTACGTCCGCTACCGGCACCAAACCCGGTGGAGGTCTTTGCTGCTGTGGGGAATTGGGGGCAGTGTAGCCATTTGGTTGTCGTATCCGAGCATATTCGTGCTGGCCGGCATGGCAATGGCTGTGGGCATCACCAATCTGGTGAAAGGAAATTGGCCGGTGATCTTTCGATTGGTAGTTCCCTTTAGCATGTGGCTGCTTAGCTTTTTGCTGAGTTACTTCCTGTTCACGAAGGAAGGGTCGGATGCGGGCTGGCTGGTGTTTTTCTTCTACAAGTTTGATGGGTATTTCCCCCTGCAACCCGTCAGTAGCGTTGGTTGGCTACTAAAGAAAGCGGCCGTCTTTTTTCATTACCCGCTCGGCTTAACCTGGATAGACGACTTATCGGAACACACTTACTTGGAGCGCTTTATCCAGCGCATGACGATTGTGCCGGTGCTACTGAGTGCCTTAGGTGTTTTGTATTTCTTTAAAATCAACAAGCGTTTTCTGCTGGCGGTTGGCATTATTCTGCTGATTGCTGTTGTGGCGTCTTCCCTGCGCCTATATCCGTTCCACGAGCGGATGATTGTCTATCTGGCGCCCTTTACCATCCTTTTGCTAGCTGGCGGCTGTGATTACCTGAGAAACAAAACGGTTCCACTGAAATATGTGGGCCATGTGCTTACGCTGCTGCTGCTATTCGGACTGCTCAAAAACGCCGTGGCTAATACCCTGACGCCTTACCTGCTAAGCGGCTACAAGATGTCGTATTACCGGCAGGCTATGCACTATGTCGATACCAATATCAAACCCGGCGACGGGGTTTATGTGTACTGGAATGCTGCCGCCGGATATAAGTACTATAAGTCAACTGATGGCTTGAAGTTCGAGGCGGTAGTAGATCCGGATTACCGCTATACCGTACGCAACTACCCCGATTACTATGCCAAGGTGGATGCCGATATGTACTCAGTGCCCAATACCAAACGCGTTTGGGTGATTTATAGCGGCGTGGACATGAACCAGGGCGATTATGGCGGACAGCCTGCTTGGTACTACCAAGGCCACGATTTCAGGGAAGGCTATGGGGTGGAGCAGTATACCAAGCATTTGCAGCAAATTGGAAAGGTACTGGGCAAGTACGTGCCTACCGATGGCAACCCGAACCCTGATGTGCGAGTGCTGTTGATGGAGTTAAAGTAG
- a CDS encoding rhamnogalacturonan lyase family protein, with protein sequence MKKNFYLPTLGLHTTSRQRLVSGAGKLASFGLLAASLFTAAGAFGQGNSHSATTPSVRQLETLGRGLVAVDQGDGKVFVSWRLLATDDPKVGFNLFRKPVSGDAVKLNEQPITSSTNWVDEKPDLTPGTTYFVRTVRNGGPNQGDDSSAPETAPVWAQQYMRLPLQQPAGGTNASGDYTYSPGDCSVGDLDGDGQYEVIVKWDPSNAKDNSQSGFTGNVYLDAYKLDGTQLWRIDLGKNIRAGAHYTQFMVYDLDGDGKAELACKTADGTIDGTGQVLGDGSADYRNASGYILNGPEYLTVFNGLTGAAYPSTTYLPQRHPVKGDNPTTNELRTIWGDNYGNRVDRFLAAVAYLDGVHPSLVMCRGYYTRTVLVAWDFKNGQLTQRWTFDSDDNTPGNAAYRGQGNHNLTVADIDADGKDEIVYGSCAIDENGKGIYSTGRGHGDALHVSDMDPSRPGLEVFSPHEDQSAYGTSPADFREASTGQLIWGRPGAMQGDVGRGLAADIDPRFPGFEAWASRGGLYSAKGDLITNTKPSINFAVWWDGDLSRELLDGTVIDKWDYANNRSTRLLTAYNFGAERNNGTKANPGLSADLFGDWREEVIWRDINNKDLLIFTTTIPTTYRLTTLMHDPQYRLSIAWQNVAYNQPPHTGFYLGSDMELGTNMPGKSGEDELRDATLYPNPSNSSFRLKASGNFRYVVLDQYGKQLEAGTGKDEVVLGEALPAGHYVVRITTNSTSKAIQIVKE encoded by the coding sequence ATGAAAAAAAACTTTTACTTGCCGACGTTAGGCCTTCATACCACTTCGCGTCAACGCCTTGTATCGGGCGCCGGCAAACTAGCTTCGTTCGGACTGCTTGCAGCTAGCCTATTCACCGCTGCAGGAGCCTTCGGGCAAGGCAACTCGCATTCCGCAACTACCCCCTCGGTGCGGCAGCTCGAAACCCTGGGCCGCGGCCTTGTGGCCGTCGACCAAGGCGACGGCAAAGTGTTTGTAAGCTGGCGTTTGCTGGCTACTGATGACCCCAAAGTGGGCTTCAACCTGTTTCGCAAACCAGTAAGCGGCGACGCGGTAAAGCTTAACGAGCAACCCATCACGTCGAGCACCAACTGGGTGGACGAAAAGCCGGACCTAACTCCGGGCACCACCTATTTCGTGCGCACAGTGCGCAACGGTGGGCCCAACCAGGGCGATGATTCTTCGGCGCCGGAAACTGCTCCCGTCTGGGCGCAGCAGTACATGCGGCTGCCGCTGCAACAACCAGCAGGTGGCACCAACGCCAGCGGCGACTACACGTACAGCCCCGGCGACTGCTCAGTAGGCGACCTTGACGGCGACGGCCAGTACGAAGTCATCGTGAAGTGGGACCCCTCTAACGCCAAAGACAACTCGCAGAGTGGCTTCACTGGCAACGTGTATCTGGATGCCTACAAGCTAGATGGCACGCAGCTATGGCGCATCGACCTCGGCAAAAATATCCGGGCCGGGGCGCACTACACGCAATTCATGGTGTATGACCTCGATGGCGACGGCAAAGCTGAGCTAGCCTGCAAAACCGCCGATGGCACCATAGATGGCACCGGCCAAGTGCTCGGCGACGGCAGCGCCGACTACCGCAACGCTAGTGGCTACATTCTAAACGGCCCCGAGTACCTTACCGTCTTCAACGGCCTCACGGGCGCCGCTTACCCTAGCACCACGTACTTGCCGCAGCGCCACCCGGTCAAAGGCGACAACCCCACAACCAACGAACTCAGAACCATTTGGGGCGACAACTACGGCAACCGCGTCGACCGATTCCTGGCCGCCGTGGCGTACCTCGACGGCGTGCATCCGAGCCTGGTGATGTGCCGCGGCTATTACACTCGCACGGTACTTGTGGCCTGGGATTTCAAAAACGGCCAACTCACGCAGCGCTGGACTTTCGATAGCGACGACAACACGCCCGGCAATGCTGCCTACCGCGGCCAAGGCAACCACAACCTGACGGTAGCCGACATTGATGCCGATGGCAAAGACGAGATAGTCTACGGCTCGTGCGCCATCGACGAAAACGGCAAGGGCATCTACTCCACTGGCCGTGGCCACGGCGACGCCCTGCACGTGTCGGACATGGACCCTAGCCGGCCGGGCTTGGAGGTGTTTTCACCGCACGAAGATCAGAGTGCTTATGGCACTAGTCCTGCCGATTTCCGTGAGGCCAGCACCGGACAACTTATTTGGGGCCGACCAGGCGCTATGCAAGGCGACGTAGGACGGGGCCTGGCCGCTGATATTGATCCGCGCTTTCCCGGCTTCGAGGCATGGGCTTCGAGGGGAGGCTTGTACTCCGCCAAAGGCGACTTGATAACCAACACCAAGCCCAGCATCAACTTCGCCGTGTGGTGGGATGGCGACTTGTCGCGCGAGCTGCTCGATGGCACCGTCATTGATAAGTGGGACTATGCAAACAACCGCTCTACCCGCCTGCTTACCGCCTACAATTTCGGCGCCGAGCGCAATAACGGTACCAAGGCCAACCCCGGTCTCTCCGCCGACCTCTTCGGCGACTGGCGCGAAGAAGTTATCTGGCGTGACATCAACAACAAGGACCTGTTGATTTTCACGACCACTATCCCAACTACGTACCGGCTCACCACGCTCATGCACGACCCGCAGTACCGCCTCAGCATTGCTTGGCAGAATGTGGCCTACAACCAGCCCCCGCATACGGGCTTCTACCTCGGCTCCGATATGGAGCTTGGCACCAACATGCCGGGCAAGAGCGGTGAGGATGAGTTACGAGATGCTACCCTGTATCCGAACCCTTCTAACAGCAGCTTCCGCCTCAAGGCATCCGGCAACTTCCGCTACGTAGTGCTCGACCAATATGGCAAGCAGCTGGAGGCCGGCACTGGCAAAGACGAAGTTGTGCTAGGCGAGGCATTGCCCGCTGGTCATTACGTGGTGCGCATCACCACCAACAGCACGTCCAAAGCTATTCAGATTGTGAAGGAATAG
- a CDS encoding glutathione peroxidase, producing MRLTKSSSRGKVLENKQTKSALFPFYQLQSQLNSGHSLSFETLKGKQVLLVNTASNCGYTNQYAELQQLSEKFADELVVLGFPANDFAEQEKDDDKTIEQFCQVNFGVSFPLMKKSVVVKQETQHPVYRWLSDAQQNGWNAQAPDWNFSKYLVSADGRLTHYFGPAVSPLSEAVTSKISSH from the coding sequence ATGCGACTGACTAAATCTAGCAGTCGGGGCAAAGTGCTGGAAAACAAGCAGACGAAGTCGGCTCTCTTTCCTTTCTACCAGTTGCAAAGTCAGCTTAACAGCGGCCACAGCTTGTCGTTCGAGACACTGAAGGGCAAGCAGGTGCTGCTCGTCAATACGGCGTCGAACTGCGGCTACACCAACCAATACGCAGAGCTACAGCAACTCTCGGAAAAGTTTGCCGACGAGTTGGTGGTGCTAGGCTTCCCCGCCAACGACTTTGCCGAGCAAGAGAAAGACGATGATAAAACCATCGAGCAGTTCTGTCAGGTAAACTTCGGCGTGTCGTTTCCCTTGATGAAGAAGAGTGTAGTTGTGAAACAAGAAACTCAGCACCCGGTATATCGGTGGCTTTCTGATGCTCAGCAAAACGGCTGGAACGCACAAGCCCCGGATTGGAACTTCTCGAAATACCTCGTCAGCGCGGACGGCCGCTTGACGCACTACTTCGGCCCCGCTGTTTCGCCTCTGAGTGAGGCAGTGACCAGCAAGATCAGTAGCCACTAA
- a CDS encoding PAS domain-containing protein: MPPSLAPTEPVSATILAAFAPADELVRDLLAVSLTGIIFYTPVYGPDGNIEDFSFAYLNTAAQRMMNMPAQPTLTHRQQWPHSQEYGTFAFHVDAFMSGEPRHLDVNYQSDGHDNYYCLAARRSGDGLLVSFTDTADHPRSSVEIALRESQARTQQELLEAAERRAQEQERFYQVFEQTPACIGLLRGPEHAFEYVNPAYQQLFSNRQLVGRPLAEALPEAVSHGFLDLLNEVYQTGETFYGNELPLRLEQPDGQPGKQMYFTFTYQAYRENGIIAGISIFAYNVSEQVQTRQQAVWQEQLLHTLFLEAPAAICILDGPDFIFELVNPSYQALFPERQLLGRPLLEAVPELEYNAVYQTFHEVYNSGHTHEERGMLIPIASPIDGKLENRYFNYIQQARRNEQGLVDGVLVFAFEVTEQVRARQSAEASTRQLRLLTDALPVLIGYVDQDHKYRFANRAYGAWFQQDPADLLGQQVRQVLGEQTYTNIQHHLSRALAGERVDFETTMHYSPGIVKHVHTIYVPDMQEGNVVGCYSLVTDVTEQVLAHERVQQLNQELAAINEELRATNEELGATNQQLVHTNSDLDTFVYMASHDLRAPISNIEGLVQALREEVPASVLQAQDVAHVFDLLQNTVLRFQHTIDQLTDVAKLQQVHSEPAEVVDLPALVETVRLDLLPTIQANEGELMLHIPVYLTVRFSPKNLRSILYNLLSNAFKYHSPDRPPRIQVHGRRADNSIVLEVHDNGLGLSEQQQSKLFQLYQRLHSHVEGSGVGLYMIKRIVNNAGGTISVQSQPGVGSIFTVTLPNLL, translated from the coding sequence ATGCCCCCATCCCTGGCTCCTACTGAACCTGTTTCGGCCACTATCCTTGCTGCTTTTGCGCCTGCCGACGAGCTAGTGCGCGACTTGCTTGCCGTTTCGCTTACCGGCATCATCTTCTACACGCCCGTGTATGGCCCCGATGGCAACATAGAGGATTTCTCTTTTGCTTACCTTAACACGGCCGCCCAACGCATGATGAACATGCCGGCGCAGCCCACGCTAACGCACCGGCAGCAGTGGCCACACAGCCAGGAATACGGCACTTTCGCCTTCCACGTCGATGCATTTATGTCGGGGGAACCGCGGCATTTAGACGTCAACTACCAATCCGACGGCCATGACAACTACTACTGCTTGGCTGCCCGCCGCTCAGGTGATGGCCTGCTAGTCAGCTTCACCGACACGGCCGACCACCCCCGTAGCTCGGTGGAAATAGCTCTGCGCGAAAGCCAAGCTCGTACGCAGCAAGAACTACTGGAAGCAGCCGAACGGCGGGCGCAGGAACAAGAGCGTTTTTATCAGGTTTTCGAACAAACTCCGGCTTGTATTGGGCTACTACGCGGCCCCGAGCACGCGTTTGAATACGTAAATCCCGCGTACCAGCAGCTATTTTCCAATCGGCAACTCGTTGGGCGGCCGCTTGCAGAAGCCTTGCCCGAAGCTGTGAGCCACGGCTTTCTTGATCTGCTTAACGAGGTATACCAGACCGGCGAAACGTTTTACGGCAACGAATTGCCGCTCCGCTTGGAACAACCCGATGGCCAGCCGGGCAAGCAGATGTATTTCACCTTCACTTACCAAGCCTACCGCGAAAACGGCATCATTGCGGGCATTTCTATCTTTGCCTACAATGTAAGTGAACAGGTGCAGACGCGGCAGCAGGCCGTTTGGCAAGAGCAACTTCTGCACACTCTTTTTCTGGAAGCGCCCGCCGCCATCTGCATACTCGACGGACCCGATTTCATTTTCGAGCTTGTCAATCCGAGCTATCAAGCCCTGTTTCCGGAGCGGCAATTGCTAGGGCGGCCTTTACTAGAAGCCGTGCCGGAATTAGAGTACAACGCTGTTTATCAAACCTTTCACGAGGTATACAACTCGGGGCACACGCATGAAGAGAGAGGAATGCTTATTCCTATTGCTAGCCCAATCGATGGCAAGTTAGAAAACCGCTACTTCAACTACATTCAGCAGGCGCGCCGCAACGAGCAGGGGCTGGTAGACGGGGTGCTCGTATTCGCTTTTGAGGTTACCGAGCAAGTGCGCGCCCGGCAATCGGCCGAAGCCAGCACCCGTCAACTGCGCCTGCTCACCGACGCCCTTCCCGTGTTGATTGGCTATGTAGACCAAGATCATAAGTACCGTTTCGCCAACCGTGCTTATGGGGCTTGGTTTCAACAAGACCCAGCTGATTTGCTTGGCCAGCAGGTCCGCCAGGTGCTTGGAGAGCAAACTTATACCAACATTCAGCATCACTTGAGTCGGGCCCTGGCCGGGGAACGGGTGGATTTTGAAACCACGATGCACTACAGTCCCGGCATTGTCAAGCACGTCCACACGATATATGTGCCTGATATGCAAGAAGGCAACGTTGTGGGGTGCTACAGCTTGGTGACCGATGTAACTGAGCAAGTGCTGGCGCACGAGCGGGTGCAGCAGCTCAATCAGGAATTGGCAGCCATCAACGAGGAACTGCGAGCCACCAACGAAGAGCTGGGCGCCACCAATCAGCAACTGGTACACACCAATTCCGACCTCGACACCTTTGTTTACATGGCTTCGCACGACTTGCGCGCGCCCATCAGCAATATCGAAGGACTGGTGCAGGCGTTGCGCGAGGAAGTGCCTGCCAGCGTATTGCAAGCGCAAGACGTGGCGCACGTATTCGACTTGCTGCAGAACACCGTGCTGCGCTTTCAGCATACGATTGACCAACTTACGGATGTAGCCAAGTTGCAGCAGGTCCACTCAGAACCAGCAGAAGTAGTGGACTTGCCGGCACTAGTAGAAACCGTACGTTTGGATCTGCTCCCTACTATACAGGCAAATGAAGGCGAACTTATGCTGCACATACCCGTCTACCTGACTGTACGTTTCTCGCCAAAAAACCTGCGCAGCATCCTCTACAACCTGCTCAGCAATGCCTTTAAGTACCACTCGCCTGACCGACCACCACGCATACAAGTGCACGGGCGCCGTGCCGATAATTCTATCGTGCTGGAAGTGCACGACAATGGTCTGGGCTTAAGTGAGCAGCAGCAGAGCAAGTTGTTTCAGCTCTACCAGCGTTTGCACTCGCACGTCGAAGGCTCAGGGGTGGGCCTCTACATGATCAAGCGCATCGTAAACAATGCCGGCGGCACCATCAGCGTGCAAAGTCAACCCGGTGTCGGCTCGATCTTCACCGTTACGCTCCCCAACCTCCTTTAA
- a CDS encoding substrate-binding domain-containing protein yields MLAGCTQAPTTPAYRIGFSQCSTEGPWRIAMLEGMQRELSFHPEVQLRMLDAKDNSERQQQQIRELVREGIDLLIVSPYESGPVTPAVEEAFERGIPVVQIDRRITSDKYTAFVGGNNVEVGQTAARYAAQLLHQRGNVIEIKGTPGSSATTGRHQGFVQGLRTYPGLKVLSEVTGDWREDALKPALTAALKAHPEVSLIFAHNDGMGLGAYEVCQQLGITKRVQIIGVDGLGGKNLVHRGILKATMLYSPGGEDAIRTALRILRREPFKRENTLGTIVIDSTNVLTLIEQADRVVSQQRDIERQQSLLHDLEATYASQRTGLYGLLVSLLGSVVLGTMAWLSARKNRQINQQLADQNAENVKINHQLVKQNEEILSQRNQLELLAEQARTDTEAKLRFFTNFSHELRTPLTLILGPVEELLSSSPDLTSTHRQDLALVRRNTQRLLQLVNQLLDFRKIEVGKMTVRATEGNLVTFVREIVEAFEKPAQLQGVRLQFQTAAPVLLAWFDGNILDKVFLNLLSNALKFTPDQGTITISMQPTDDGKSLRVSVADTGRGISDQDRAHIFEWFYQGDQGAVAKGSGMGLALAQGLVRLHQGQLVFSSQPGRGSTFTVTLPCQLPENLRATEPALPVTFTLDEPEPIHATLGSEPVVGLEATSETLVLVIEDNSEVNDFLTRKLRTEYRVESATDGHTGFRMATDLIPDLIVCDVMMPGLSGLEVVAQLKGDWRTSHIPVVLLTARNAPEQQVEGVQAGADLYLTKPFNPTFLAESVRTLLRNRERQREHYRRELSIDTATVVATNPDQKFLADLTAIVEANLTKTDLTVEEVARSLGISRMQLYRKVKAVLGTGVTDFILSLRLTKAREMLLDENLTITEVAYELGFSSPSYFSTSFRTRYQLSPSEFRVLHLSSAH; encoded by the coding sequence GTGCTTGCTGGGTGCACCCAAGCCCCTACTACCCCGGCCTACCGCATTGGCTTTTCGCAGTGTAGTACAGAAGGGCCTTGGCGTATAGCCATGCTCGAAGGCATGCAACGGGAGCTGAGTTTTCACCCGGAAGTGCAACTCAGGATGCTTGACGCAAAAGACAACAGCGAACGGCAACAACAACAAATACGTGAGCTAGTACGCGAAGGAATCGACCTGCTGATTGTCTCGCCTTACGAGTCGGGTCCGGTCACGCCGGCCGTGGAGGAGGCCTTTGAGCGTGGCATTCCGGTGGTGCAAATCGACCGGCGCATCACCTCCGATAAGTACACGGCCTTTGTAGGCGGCAACAATGTGGAAGTTGGGCAAACGGCGGCCCGCTATGCGGCCCAACTGTTGCACCAACGCGGAAACGTAATCGAAATTAAAGGAACCCCCGGGTCCTCCGCTACTACTGGTCGGCACCAAGGCTTTGTTCAGGGGCTGCGGACTTATCCTGGCCTCAAAGTGTTAAGCGAAGTAACCGGCGACTGGCGGGAAGATGCCTTGAAACCTGCTCTCACGGCTGCTCTGAAAGCGCATCCAGAGGTGTCGCTCATTTTTGCCCACAATGACGGTATGGGCCTCGGAGCCTACGAGGTGTGCCAGCAGCTTGGGATAACCAAACGCGTGCAAATTATTGGGGTAGATGGCCTGGGCGGCAAGAACCTCGTGCATCGGGGTATTCTGAAGGCCACTATGCTGTACTCGCCGGGAGGGGAAGACGCTATCCGCACCGCTCTGCGCATTTTGCGTAGAGAGCCCTTCAAACGTGAAAATACACTTGGTACTATAGTTATTGACTCGACCAACGTCTTGACCTTGATCGAGCAAGCCGATAGAGTGGTCAGCCAACAGCGTGACATCGAGCGGCAACAATCCCTGCTGCATGATTTAGAAGCCACCTATGCCAGCCAGCGCACGGGTTTATACGGACTGTTGGTGTCGTTGCTAGGTTCGGTGGTTCTAGGAACTATGGCGTGGCTATCAGCCCGCAAAAACCGCCAGATCAATCAGCAGCTAGCCGATCAAAACGCCGAAAACGTCAAGATCAACCACCAATTGGTAAAGCAGAACGAGGAGATTTTGTCGCAACGCAACCAGCTGGAGTTGCTAGCTGAGCAAGCCCGCACCGACACGGAAGCCAAACTGCGCTTTTTCACCAACTTCTCGCACGAGCTTCGTACGCCGCTCACCCTCATTCTGGGGCCGGTAGAAGAATTGCTCAGCAGTAGCCCCGACCTCACGAGCACCCATCGTCAGGATTTGGCGTTGGTGCGCCGCAACACCCAACGGCTACTCCAACTAGTCAATCAGCTACTGGACTTCCGCAAAATTGAAGTCGGCAAAATGACGGTGCGTGCTACCGAAGGCAACCTGGTGACCTTCGTGCGTGAAATTGTGGAGGCGTTTGAAAAGCCAGCTCAGCTTCAGGGCGTACGGCTTCAGTTTCAAACTGCGGCGCCAGTCTTGTTGGCATGGTTCGACGGCAACATTCTGGATAAAGTGTTTCTGAACTTGCTGTCTAACGCTCTCAAATTCACCCCCGACCAAGGCACCATCACCATCAGCATGCAGCCCACCGACGATGGAAAATCTCTTCGGGTGAGCGTAGCCGACACTGGGCGGGGCATCAGCGACCAAGACCGGGCCCATATCTTCGAGTGGTTTTATCAAGGCGACCAGGGGGCCGTGGCCAAAGGCTCGGGTATGGGTTTGGCGCTGGCACAAGGCTTGGTGCGCTTGCACCAAGGGCAGCTTGTCTTTAGCAGTCAGCCTGGCCGCGGGAGCACCTTCACGGTGACGCTGCCTTGCCAACTGCCCGAAAACCTGCGGGCCACTGAACCAGCATTGCCCGTCACGTTCACTCTCGATGAACCTGAACCGATCCACGCCACGCTCGGCTCCGAGCCGGTGGTTGGCTTAGAGGCCACTAGCGAAACGCTGGTGCTCGTCATTGAAGACAACTCGGAAGTCAACGACTTTCTGACGCGCAAGCTGCGCACCGAGTACCGCGTGGAAAGTGCCACCGATGGCCACACCGGCTTTCGGATGGCCACCGACCTGATTCCGGACCTGATTGTGTGCGATGTGATGATGCCAGGACTGAGCGGACTGGAAGTGGTAGCGCAGCTGAAAGGCGACTGGCGGACCTCGCACATTCCGGTGGTGCTGCTTACGGCTCGTAACGCGCCCGAGCAGCAAGTGGAAGGCGTGCAGGCTGGTGCCGACCTGTACCTGACCAAGCCCTTCAACCCTACCTTCCTGGCCGAGAGCGTGCGCACCTTGCTGCGTAACAGGGAACGACAGCGCGAGCATTACCGCCGCGAATTAAGTATAGACACGGCCACCGTAGTAGCCACTAACCCCGATCAGAAATTTCTGGCCGACCTCACGGCCATCGTGGAGGCGAACCTCACCAAAACCGACCTCACGGTGGAAGAGGTGGCCCGCAGTTTAGGCATCTCGCGGATGCAGTTGTACCGCAAAGTGAAGGCCGTGCTCGGTACCGGCGTCACCGACTTTATCCTGAGTTTGCGCCTTACCAAAGCGCGCGAAATGCTGCTCGACGAGAACCTTACCATCACCGAGGTGGCGTACGAATTAGGGTTCTCTTCCCCTTCCTATTTTTCGACTAGCTTCCGCACGCGCTACCAGCTTTCCCCTTCCGAGTTTAGGGTCCTGCACCTTTCTTCGGCCCACTGA